A section of the Streptomyces xinghaiensis S187 genome encodes:
- a CDS encoding sensor histidine kinase, with translation MAGPPAPPAAPPKPTWDPQTAPGGPRPWLRPTIRIRLTLLYGGMFLIAGIVLLSIIYLLAAEALDKGNALPFKLLEGSFRPTSSTCPNLTDRTFENHEEFNAALEVCMDYQRQLALDNLLRRSLLALLGLSVAAFAFGYAMAGRVLSPLGRITRTARRVVGSDLSRRIELDGPDDELKELADTFDEMLNRLDRAFDAQRRFVANASHELRTPLAINRTLLEVQLSDPEAGPELTQLGKTLLATNERSEQLVEGLLLLARSENEIVDRKPVDLAEVASQAVEQVREEARGKGVELRGERRLAVVLGNGVLLERVALNLLQNAVRYNVPDGWVEISTGQWEGGASLVVSNTGPVVPAYELENIFEPFRRLRSERTGSDKGVGLGLSIVRSVVRAHGGHVSAEPREGGGLVMRVTLPV, from the coding sequence GTGGCCGGCCCACCCGCGCCCCCCGCGGCGCCCCCCAAGCCCACCTGGGACCCCCAGACGGCGCCCGGCGGCCCGCGGCCCTGGCTCCGCCCGACGATCCGGATCCGGCTCACGCTGCTCTACGGCGGCATGTTCCTGATCGCCGGCATCGTGCTGCTCTCGATCATCTATCTGCTGGCCGCCGAGGCGCTGGACAAGGGCAACGCCCTGCCGTTCAAACTGCTGGAGGGCAGCTTCCGGCCGACGAGCAGCACCTGCCCGAACCTCACCGACCGCACCTTCGAGAACCACGAGGAGTTCAACGCCGCGCTGGAGGTCTGCATGGACTACCAGCGGCAGCTCGCGCTGGACAACCTGCTGCGGCGCTCGCTGCTGGCCCTGCTCGGCCTCAGCGTGGCGGCGTTCGCCTTCGGCTACGCCATGGCGGGCCGGGTGCTCTCGCCGCTGGGCCGGATCACCCGCACCGCGCGCCGGGTGGTCGGCTCCGACCTGTCCCGCCGTATCGAACTGGACGGCCCGGACGACGAGTTGAAGGAGCTGGCGGACACCTTCGACGAGATGCTGAACCGGCTGGACCGGGCGTTCGACGCCCAGCGCCGCTTCGTCGCCAACGCCTCCCACGAGCTGCGCACCCCGCTGGCGATCAACCGCACCCTGCTGGAGGTCCAGCTCTCCGACCCGGAGGCGGGGCCGGAGCTCACCCAGCTCGGCAAGACCCTGCTGGCCACCAACGAGCGCAGCGAGCAGCTCGTCGAGGGCCTGCTGCTGCTGGCCCGGAGCGAGAACGAGATCGTCGACCGCAAGCCGGTGGACCTGGCGGAGGTCGCCTCGCAGGCGGTGGAGCAGGTCCGCGAGGAGGCCCGGGGCAAGGGCGTGGAGCTGCGGGGCGAGCGGCGGCTCGCGGTCGTCCTGGGCAACGGGGTGCTGCTGGAGCGCGTCGCCCTCAACCTGCTGCAGAACGCGGTGCGGTACAACGTGCCGGACGGCTGGGTGGAGATCTCCACCGGGCAGTGGGAGGGCGGGGCGTCCCTGGTCGTCTCGAACACCGGTCCGGTGGTCCCGGCGTACGAGCTGGAGAACATCTTCGAGCCCTTCCGCAGGCTGCGCTCCGAGCGCACCGGCAGCGACAAGGGCGTCGGGCTCGGGCTGTCGATCGTGCGCTCGGTGGTCCGCGCGCACGGCGGCCACGTCAGCGCGGAGCCGCGGGAGGGCGGTGGTCTCGTGATGCGGGTCACCCTCCCCGTCTGA